A window of the Deltaproteobacteria bacterium genome harbors these coding sequences:
- a CDS encoding DUF4410 domain-containing protein: MEPRSRLALCLFALLAAAGCASTKVTNREQLVTGKIPRPGNIWVYDFAATAADIPAGSAFAGQATDASQTPEQLATGRQLGAEIAGQLVEQINSMGMPAARAGAGTTVQINDMVIRGYLVSVTEGSTAERVAIGFGAGASALKTAVEGFQMTAQGLRKLGSGEVDAGGGKSPGAALGVVGLIATANPAGLIIGTGVKAYGEMSGSSKVEGRAKATAKEIADVLKQRFQQQGWIN; the protein is encoded by the coding sequence ATGGAACCTCGCAGCCGTCTTGCCTTGTGCCTCTTCGCTCTGCTCGCTGCCGCCGGGTGCGCCTCGACCAAGGTCACCAATCGCGAGCAACTCGTGACCGGGAAAATCCCGCGACCCGGCAACATCTGGGTGTACGACTTCGCCGCCACCGCCGCCGATATTCCGGCCGGCTCCGCGTTTGCGGGACAGGCTACCGACGCGTCCCAAACCCCCGAGCAGCTTGCCACCGGCCGGCAGTTGGGCGCTGAAATTGCCGGACAGTTGGTCGAGCAGATCAACAGCATGGGAATGCCAGCGGCGCGGGCGGGGGCCGGAACGACGGTGCAGATCAACGACATGGTGATCCGCGGCTATCTGGTTTCAGTCACCGAGGGCAGTACCGCCGAGCGCGTCGCCATCGGATTCGGCGCGGGGGCGTCCGCATTGAAAACGGCAGTCGAAGGCTTTCAGATGACGGCTCAAGGACTGCGCAAACTCGGATCCGGCGAAGTCGATGCCGGCGGAGGAAAATCCCCGGGGGCGGCCTTGGGTGTTGTCGGTCTGATCGCCACCGCCAATCCGGCGGGACTCATCATCGGCACCGGGGTGAAAGCGTACGGCGAGATGAGCGGCAGCAGCAAGGTTGAAGGTCGAGCCAAGGCGACCGCCAAGGAAATCGCCGATGTGCTCAAGCAGCGATTTCAACAACAGGGTTGGATCAACTAA
- a CDS encoding HupE/UreJ family protein, producing the protein MKSTVLVCGLLASLVRGAWAHEARPAYLEITETAPDRYDVLWRTPVLSGMRLPVSLRFAGDMRNVTEPAVRELSDSLVERRVVEVPGGLAGTRIEFAGLQGTITDVLVRVQLRDGAYSTTLVHPSRPWIEITAARGSLAVAGTYLRHGIEHILLGYDHLLFVFALILIVRSRRVLLWTITAFTLAHSITLALATLGVVHVPGPPVEATIALSILLLACEIIRLQRGADSLTARWPWVVAFSFGLLHGFGFASALVSIGLPRGDVPLALFAFNVGVELGQLAFIAVVLGLSALTLRITLATSLARYARPAAPYVIGILASFWFFERLARFWG; encoded by the coding sequence ATGAAATCTACGGTGCTCGTCTGCGGCCTGCTCGCGTCACTCGTGCGCGGCGCGTGGGCGCACGAGGCGAGGCCGGCATATCTGGAGATTACCGAGACGGCGCCCGACCGCTACGACGTGTTGTGGCGTACGCCGGTGCTCTCCGGGATGCGGCTGCCAGTCTCCCTGCGCTTCGCGGGGGACATGCGCAACGTCACCGAGCCCGCGGTGCGAGAGCTTTCCGATTCCCTGGTGGAGCGCCGTGTCGTCGAAGTGCCGGGCGGGCTGGCCGGCACACGCATCGAGTTCGCCGGACTGCAAGGTACCATCACCGACGTGCTCGTGCGCGTGCAACTACGTGACGGGGCGTACTCGACCACGCTGGTGCATCCGTCGCGTCCGTGGATCGAGATCACAGCGGCACGCGGGTCGTTGGCGGTGGCAGGCACCTATTTGCGGCACGGCATCGAGCACATTCTTCTCGGCTACGATCACCTGCTGTTCGTGTTCGCGCTCATCCTCATCGTCCGCAGCCGCCGCGTGCTGCTGTGGACGATCACCGCGTTCACGCTGGCGCACTCGATCACCTTGGCGCTCGCGACGCTCGGCGTAGTGCATGTACCCGGACCTCCTGTGGAAGCCACCATCGCGCTGAGCATTCTGCTGCTCGCCTGCGAAATCATCCGGCTCCAACGCGGCGCGGATAGCCTCACTGCGCGCTGGCCGTGGGTGGTGGCGTTTTCGTTCGGGCTGCTGCACGGCTTCGGATTCGCCAGCGCGCTGGTGAGCATTGGGCTGCCGCGCGGCGACGTGCCCCTCGCGCTCTTCGCCTTCAACGTCGGCGTCGAACTCGGACAGCTGGCGTTCATTGCCGTGGTGCTGGGGCTATCGGCGCTAACATTGCGGATCACTCTGGCCACATCGCTTGCACGTTACGCGCGACCGGCCGCACCCTATGTAATCGGCATCCTCGCGTCGTTCTGGTTCTTCGAACGGCTCGCGCGCTTCTGGGGGTAA
- a CDS encoding DUF3604 domain-containing protein: MKGVSIRVTLFAAVVAVAMLTDSACSAAPDRDAYFNETHVHTSWSLDAFAIGNVLTNPGDAYENFRVVPE, translated from the coding sequence ATGAAAGGAGTGTCAATCAGGGTGACGCTGTTTGCGGCAGTCGTTGCAGTGGCGATGCTCACAGACAGCGCCTGCAGCGCAGCCCCCGACCGCGACGCGTACTTCAACGAGACCCACGTCCACACGAGCTGGTCGCTCGACGCCTTTGCGATCGGCAACGTCCTCACCAATCCCGGCGACGCGTACGAGAACTTTAGGGTCGTTCCAGAATGA